CAAACAGCACTAACCCAAATTTTTACACATGTGATGCAAAGAAAAGTTGCCAAGTCCTCTTCCACCGCCCCTGTCCCCCGTCATCCTCCACTATCCCGAAGTTCGGACCCATTGAGCCAAAGTCCCACTAGCTTTTTCAAGCATGTGTTAGGTAAGTCttgaatttggaaagaaaaaatttcagtcGCCTTTCGCGAGCAAATTGCTCTTGAAGTTTCCGAAATATGTGCTCAGATTTTTCTTATGTGGCTTTTCTATATTcttccttcatttttcttttcttttttttattatccatGGGCATGGATATGGGATATGGTTGGTCAGAAGGTGGCTCGCTTGAGCGACGTGAGGGTCAATGACACCCCCAGCGCCGACGTCCCGACCTCGATCTCGAACGAGTCGTACCGGAGGAAGAGCTCCACCAGGAGCAGGCGCGAGACCAGGACGACGAAGTCCTTGCCGGCGCACTGTTTGTTCCCCAGGGTCGGGCTCTCGGTCTCCGGCCCGTTCGACCACAGGACGTGCCGGAGCAGCGCCTCCCCGTCCTCCCCGACGAACCGGTCCGCCACGAACTCCTCGGCTCGCTCGAATATCCGCGGGTCCTTGGTGGCGAACGGCTGGTACCCGAATATCATCTCCCCTTCCTTGACCTCGTACGCCGCGTCGTGGCTCTCGATGACCAGGTCCCGCTTCGCCTTCCCGTACTGCTGCGGCACCGGTGGGTCGATCCGGAGGGCCTCGTAGACGGCCGACTTCATCAGGGGCATCCGCTCCATCGCCGCCATCGTGACCTTCCCGCCCGCGTCCCGGACGGCGGAGCGGATCTCCCGGGCCAGGTCGGTGTGGAGCTTGCCCCCGGCCCGCCCGATCCACTTGATCATGTTGGGGAAGAAGATCTTCATCCCCCCGAACGAATTGAAGCAGGTGGCGAAGAGGAGGTTGTGGCAGGCCTCCTCGCGGGAGATCCCCATCCGCTCGGCCTCGTCGAGGACGGGGCCGGAGGAGGAGTGGAAGAAGTCGTAGAGCCGCTTGTAGTCCTCCTTGACGAGGGACGCCGGGAGGCGGAAGGTGTGGATGACGAGGTCCTCGACGAGCTTCGGGAGGCCGAGGACGAGGATCGGGCCGATCTGGAACACTACCCACTTGCCGACCAGCTTCGGCCCGTCGAGCCCGAGCTTGGTGTCCGCCGGGTTGACCCCGTAGAGCGAGCGGGCCAGGAAGTTGAAGGCGGCCTGGTCGTTGGAGTCGCCGAAGCCCGCCTTGCCCTTggcggcgaggtcggcctcgagGGTCTCGAAGAGCTCGGTGAAGCTGGCGTGGAACGCCGGGATGACGTGGTCGCGCCGGGACTTGAGGAGGAAGAACATGAGCTTCTTCAGCTTGGCGTGGGCAGGCTCGGAGGGGTCGAGGTAGGAGAGGACGCGGTAGCCGCCGGTGAGCTCGGTGGACGGCATGAAAGTGCCGGTGAAGAGGTCGCGCTTCTCGACCTTGGTGACGTCGAAGAGGACCGGGAAGCTCTTGCCGTCGAGGAGCACGACGACGCGCGGGTTCTGGGAGATGAACGGCCCCGGCGGGAGGTTGGCCCGGTACACCGTGGACCCGTACTTCTGGACGCGGGACTTGAAGAACTCGTCCCGCCCCTGGTTGTAGAAGTAGTCCTGCCGGTCCTTGAAGGGCCCCACCAGCGGCAGCCCGTAGTCGCCGGGGATCTTCCGGAGCGGGAGCTTGGGCTTGGGGTCGGGCCCGGGCGGGGGCGGGGACGCCACCACCGGCGGGGGCACGGCCGGCCTCTCCGACACGGAGGCGGCGACGCGGCggaggcgggcggcggcggggaggcggacCGCGGCTGCCCTTCGCTGGGGCGCCCCGTGGCCCTGGCCCTGGCCGTGCCTCGTGGGTCGGAGCTGCAAGGGAGAGAAAGTTATGGAGGTTGACGCCATCGGTGCCCTGCTTCGACACACGCACGcacgcgcgctctctctctcttagtttCTGCGTCGGACGCTTGgcgcagaagagagagaaagtaggaataaagaagaaaaggcaaGGATCAAAGGAGTTTGTTGAGACAAGTGGGGAAGGTGGCGGAAAGCGTCAgagacggggagagagagaaagagagaaaatgatgatgacgatgatgatgatgctgctTGGGTTGAAGCGAAATAATGAAGGTGGTTTGCAGGGGAAGGTGGCGAAGGGGAGCGCGTATTTATAACGGGGAGGGGCAACGCCACAGAAGGTAACCGGGAGGTGGCCGGCGTGGCCCCCCCCACCCCGaccccaccaccaccgccaccactaCTCTTCTGCCGATTTATGAAAAAATCGGGCCCTTTTGTTAAATACTCCAGCTTCGACCATAAATCGTGGAAGGCGTGCATAACCGGTGCAAGGCTACTTTTTGAACACGGAGAAATTGATATTTTAAAACGATTTCAGAACTTCTTAGctgcttcctctgctttttctTGTTTACCTTTCTTTCTCTAACCTCGGCTACCGTGACGACCACGTGCTGCGTCCGGTCTGAATATTATAAGGTTTGACGAAGAATACTCGCCCTAGCCGGAGGGAGAAAAGAAGGTAAAGCCTTCACCCGTTCATACGGACTTGCCGCTGGCGCAGGTTGATTTGAGCGATACgcggtcggtcggtcggtccTTCCGTCGGGACATTCTCGTCCGGAGATTTGAGTGGGGGCTGCTTCCGAAACTGTGTTCTCGTTCACTTGATTAGTGCCCTTTTTCACGTTCAGGTGATGGAGATTGATGGGTTATGTCTTACCGTCCCCTATGTCATGTTATGTTCTTTATTGTTGAAAAAATGATGTTTGATGGGGGGAATAAAAATTCAATCCGAGTCGCTCTCGATATGAATTCGACTAATTGCAAG
The window above is part of the Eucalyptus grandis isolate ANBG69807.140 chromosome 6, ASM1654582v1, whole genome shotgun sequence genome. Proteins encoded here:
- the LOC104448700 gene encoding allene oxide synthase 1, chloroplastic, with the protein product MASTSITFSPLQLRPTRHGQGQGHGAPQRRAAAVRLPAAARLRRVAASVSERPAVPPPVVASPPPPGPDPKPKLPLRKIPGDYGLPLVGPFKDRQDYFYNQGRDEFFKSRVQKYGSTVYRANLPPGPFISQNPRVVVLLDGKSFPVLFDVTKVEKRDLFTGTFMPSTELTGGYRVLSYLDPSEPAHAKLKKLMFFLLKSRRDHVIPAFHASFTELFETLEADLAAKGKAGFGDSNDQAAFNFLARSLYGVNPADTKLGLDGPKLVGKWVVFQIGPILVLGLPKLVEDLVIHTFRLPASLVKEDYKRLYDFFHSSSGPVLDEAERMGISREEACHNLLFATCFNSFGGMKIFFPNMIKWIGRAGGKLHTDLAREIRSAVRDAGGKVTMAAMERMPLMKSAVYEALRIDPPVPQQYGKAKRDLVIESHDAAYEVKEGEMIFGYQPFATKDPRIFERAEEFVADRFVGEDGEALLRHVLWSNGPETESPTLGNKQCAGKDFVVLVSRLLLVELFLRYDSFEIEVGTSALGVSLTLTSLKRATF